Proteins from one Sander lucioperca isolate FBNREF2018 chromosome 16, SLUC_FBN_1.2, whole genome shotgun sequence genomic window:
- the LOC116066865 gene encoding ras-related protein Rab-25-like yields MGSDESYNFVFKVVLIGESGVGKSNLLSRFTKNEFNHDSRTTIGVEFSTRTVQLDNYAIKAQIWDTAGLERYRAITSAYYRGAVGALLVYDISKHLTYESVDRWLKELFDHADPHIVVMLVGNKRDLDTLRTVPTEEAKDFAEKRGLMFMETSALDSTNVENAFNEVLKAIHKKVASREVTRGSICAVTLSNPTSDAQEGRRNCCKSS; encoded by the exons ATGGGGTCTGATGAATCATATAATTTCGTCTTCAAAG TGGTTTTGATAGGGGAGTCTGGCGTAGGAAAGAGCAACCTTCTGTCTCGCTTTACCAAGAATGAGTTCAATCATGACAGTCGCACCACCATTGGCGTCGAGTTCAGCACGCGGACTGTTCAGCTGGACAACTACGCCATCAAAGCTCAAATCTGGGACACAGCAGGGCTGGAGCGCTACAGGGCTATCACCTCAGC GTATTACAGGGGAGCAGTTGGAGCACTGTTGGTCTACGACATTAGCAAACACCTGACCTATGAGAGCGTAGATCGATGGTTGAAAGAGTTGTTCGACCATGCTGACCCTCACATCGTGGTCATGTTGGTGGGAAACAAAAGAGACCTGGATACCCTTAGGACCGTGCCTACAGAGGAGGCCAAGGACTTTGCAG AGAAGAGAGGTCTCATGTTCATGGAGACATCAGCGTTGGACTCCACCAATGTCGAAAATGCTTTCAATGAAGTCCTCAAAG CAATCCATAAGAAGGTGGCCAGCAGAGAGGTGACCCGTGGCTCCATCTGTGCTGTAACCCTGTCCAACCCCACCAGCGATGCACAGGAGGGGCGCAGAAACTGCTGCAAGAGCTCCTAA